AATTGCTATACATTTATTCAATATGCAGTCTTAGTCCAATTATTTCTAGTGTTAAGCAAAATTATTTAGTAACTAGCAAAGGAAAAATCTAATTTTGGGGAAAATACATTTTGAAGGTAACACATCAAATCATAAACAGTGATTAACAGTGGTTGGTGAATTCTCAGTTATTCTCATTTGTTCTAaactttttctctgtgtctcaaaTTGTCCTGTGAGTACTGATGATGAGAGGTGAAGTGAGCCTTGCTCTTCCGGGTACCACATGTGCCAGGCTGTTGGGAAGCCCTCAGCAGGGCCGTTGTGAAAGCTTGGGTTGGCACCCAGTGTGGAAGGGTCTTCAATGGGTGCTGTGCAGATAGCGAGGCTCCACTGAGACCTGGGCCAGCTTCCActccgcctggctcagcctgtGTGCTGCAGGTAACTGACAGGTGAAAGGTGCTGTCTTCCTCCAGCCAGACTTAGGGGACAGCTTGATTGTCACGGCCCTTAATTATGGAGGAAAGAGGGTGGAGAGAATGAATGTTTTTGTTGTGTACCTGCTGTGTGCTGGTGTTTCTCTTAATGTTCACAGTAACACAAAACGGGGCCTGGAGGCCATTTTTCCACTGACAGATGAGGAAGTTAAAAGCAGTGTTTGCATGTGGGAGTCACATAGCTAGTGATTGCCAGGGGTAAGATTTCAGCCAGGCAccgtgtgagtgagtgagtgagtgagtgagtgagtgagtgagtgagtgagtgtgtgtgtgtgtgtggtgtggtatgtgtgtgtgtgtgtgtggtgtggtatgtgtgtgtgtgtgtgtggtgtgtgtgtgtgtgtgtgtgtgtgtgtgtgtgtgtgtgtgtgtaaacgtgtgcagaggtcagagcatAACTGTGAGGttgtttctcattctttttgtGGAATTCAGGAATCAGACTCAGGCTTGTGTGGTAATTCAGGCTTGTGTGGTAAACGCCTCTGCTCTCTGAGGCACCTCACTGGCCTCAGCCTCCACAATGCCATCAGCTATAGGAGAGTACACCTTTGCTAGTGAGCAGACATGCAAAGcacttaaaagacaaacaaaaaacggACCTGAGCGAATGAAtcaggaaataatattaataagtGGGTGTCTGCCAGTGCACATTGAAAAGCCAGCTCAGTCTTGTCTGTTCTTTTATCCAGATTTTAATCCATGTCCGGTCAAATATGTTGGAAAACGTGATAAAGATCTTACAGGACACTGTTGACAGGAATGTATCGGTATTTGTGAAAAGACACGTGATCTCAGAGGATGTGGTAAGTGTGCCAGTGCTGCAGGTGGTACCAAGTGCAAGGGTGCCCTTCAGATGCTCACCTGGCGCAGTAGCCCTGAGACGGCCCCTTCAGCAGGAGGTCAGGCCCAGCAGTGTCTCCCGCGGTTTCAGGACGCACATGCTCAGTGCGAAGACTGTTTCCTCCTGGTGTAGTATGACTCCTGGGATTCTCAGGGAACGGCTCCTTCGTGTTCTTTCCTCAGCACTATTCCTCTTTTCTCTCAAGCATCCAGTACCTTCTCTGTGCTCCTCACTCTCAGCTAACCCTTGCTTCCTATTTGGGGAAGAAATAACAAGCCGAAGAGAGTGACTAGTCCATGATCAGCCGCTGGCTGTGGTTGCTGTATGCCCATGGTGACTGTACATCCCTCTCTCCAGCATCTCCATTGTCCGTCCTCCTTTCCCTGCTCCTGGACAcgttctgtctctccttccttgtgAATCAGCCCTATCGACATTACTCTGTATGTTATCTGTCCTACAAATGAGAAGACACATGCTGGGTTTAGCTAGGAAAGCTGGACCTTACAAATGCCAGTTCTTCCAAAGTTAGCGTGATAAGGCAATGCCCTCAGTAAATAGACCACTATACTTTTCCTGTGGCTtaacttaaaacaaacaagaagactAGCTTGTTTAAAGGAAGGAATGGCTTGAGGATACAGCTCAGCCGTTCTCTTCCCCAGCTCTCAGAGTCCACTTACTTACTTCTCACAGGGTCCTGGGGACCAGTGAGCACTGGAGATcgcctctctctacctcccaactTCTGGATGAAAAGCCCCCCTTTTTGGATCatcttggctttttacatgggtgctggagatcaaatttGAAGTCTTTATTTTTGCAAAGCAGACTCATACTTAACAAAGCtatctcctcctgcttccacataAAACCTCTCCTCACgtttatctgtttttatatttctttattttgtgtatggttatggtgtgtgtgtgcctgtgtgtgtctgaacacacatgtgccacagtacatgtggaagtcagaagacttTTTCCAAagttggttcttgccttccaccatgtaATTTTGGATCCGggttctcaggcttggtggcaagcacccctacttggtggcaagcacccctACATgttgagccaccttgccagccctaAAATTGTGATTTTGTGTGACTGAAACattatagcaaaataaaaaggTGAATAATCTTGAAGAAAACACTTTCAATTTTTAATCATATAACAAAGAGCTGGGCAACCCTAATACAGAGAGTTCTTTTTGAAAATTACGAGAAAAGAACCAAGAGCCAGTGCTGAGGAGAGATGGAGTTCACTTAGGACTCTGAACACCTTTAAACCTTTGGGAACCTCTCGGCCTAACAGTGCATTCCTCAGAGTCCCAACCATTAAGTGAGATACATGGCCAGATACCTTTGTatatttacatttcaattaaTGTAGAAAACCCAAAATGTCACCAAAACAGGTATGAAAAAGTGGCTAAGGAGGAGAAGTAGGATTCCCCCGAGTGTGCTTTGTACTTTTGGCTTTGCAACAATAGTAAACGCTTCCTAaacactaaaattaaattaaatataaatgaaggagaaaacagcagttcctaaaaattgaaaacagtgaAGCGAATGAGCTCCCATGCCTCACTGAGGACATGAGCACACAGCAGAAGTTACTGCTGATCATTTGAAATGTAGCCACTATTAAAAGCTTTATCTATTActtatgtgtacctgtgtgtgcctCTGAGTTTATCTGCATCATGTGTCCAGATGCCTGCGGAGGCCGGAGGGCATCAGGTCTCCTAGAAAGGGAGTGACAGGAGGAGGTTTtaagctacctgatgtgggtgctagaaactgaacctagctcctctacaagagcagtaagcacctataaccactgagccatccctccaggccccaAACTCTGTGCTTTGAAAATCCTGTACTTAATGTCATACCAATAGTTATTAAAAGTGTGTTGAGTCTGTCAACTGCTGTAGATAGAATACCACAGAGGAGTACAGGAGAGTGCTTTTGGTTTCTGGGGTGGTGTTATTGAAAGCAAGCACTCCAATATTGCCgtttcttcattgattttttaaaaactgagttcaCGGAGCACTATGGTGTGATCTCATCTGCATCCCGTGGCTGTTGGGAAGCTGATAAGGTTTCTGCAGTGACGGACCCACTGTGGCCAGTGCAGCTGGGTGAACGTCCCTCTTGCCTGTTCTGCTCCACTTCTGTGGGAAGCCTGTGCCCCCACATGAACGTGGGGTGCATCGTCCCACCTTGAACTTGAGTGCTGAGCGAGCCGATCTCACAGAACATGAAGCTGATTGTCTGCAGTTAAGTCAAGAGCCCGTGTCTGGAAGGAAGATGTACCGGTGTCAAACAGAGTTAGGATTTATTTATAAGATGCCCAGAGGATGTTGGGAAGCTTGACTTTCATTGGGATGTTAGTCTGAGTCCTCAGTTAGAATTGAACTAAGGAAAAGGTTGACTTTGTTCATTCACATGCTGAGTTTGAGCTGGCCCATTTTTGTAGGGTTAGTACCATGGACTTGTGACTAGTTTCTACATCTGGTCTTCTGCTCTGTATCTCAGGCCTGTCCAGCCAGTGGTCTCCTTGGCATGTCTACCTTGATGTTTCACCTCCAGAACAGAATTCTAGATCTCCCTGTCCTCCCCATCTCAGTCAGTGACAGTGTCCACCATCATGTTCCTAAGACCCAAGTTAGGAAGATGACATTGACCTTGTTCCCTTCAGCTCCTAGCCAGAGCGCCTCACCGTAACTGCAGTGTACCTCACACGCATCCACCTCTTCATCTTTCCTGTGTGTTTCCCAGTCTAAATcaaccttttttttctcctctaggCTATGATGGGGGTTCTGGAATTGTctccacatcccccccccccccccccccccccccccccgccatttCTCCTCTGTGCGGCCTGTTAAGTCTCGATCACACCATAGCCCCTGTCATCCCCTGGCTTTCAGGATCAATTCCAAGCATCTTTCCGGGGACTGTATGTGAAGTCTACATGATCTGGCCCACCCCCTGTTCTCACCCTTACCTTGTTGATTCTGTTGGCATTTGACCTCTCCCAGTTACGTTTCACTGTAAGGCGTGTGCTATTTGAGTTCCTTTTATAAAGAATAcagtcttgtataatattagtcctgcggcccgcagcaataCAGCTTTAGTTTTGAACTTTGTGTGTGACTCACAGAGGCTCTTACAGTCAGTCAGTTGTGTCTGTGTGCCCTGGTGTTTCTCTTTATGAGTATGCTGTCCATTTCTGAATGTCTGTTTTGCTTCTTAGAGAATAGGAAGACATCATTGTGATGTAATGATTACTCTTTTTTCCAGCTGGCCAAAGTGAGGGAAAAACTGAAGGACAACGCCATCCTCACAGCCAAGTTTGAGGAGGTCTATGCGAAGCTGCACATTAATGGCCAAGTCTCCGTTTACACATTGGACGCTATGCTCTGCCATGTCCCCCTGGACAAGAAATCCAACACAGTGCTAttaaggaagaagatgaggacGGTCAGCCGACGGACCTTACAACCGCTCAGCCAGACCCTGCTGACTGAGTAACTGTGTTTTCAACCTCCTGGGTCTGCAAGAGCTGCTTGGAGCCACCTGCTTCAGGTGAAATATTGGCTTCTCCAAGATGCCAGGAATTTCACTTGAGTGGCACTATGCCTGTGCCCGGTCTCCCTAAGTCCCGAGTCCCCTGAGTGGTGGCTTGCTGCTGATCAGAGAGACGTGAAGAGCTAGCTCAGGCAAGGAAAGCGTGGTTGCCACAGAAAGGCACCTGTGTCTGCTGCTCCAGAGTAAGGACCACAGCTGTGAACGCAGTCCAGCGCCAGAGTGGAACTCAGGAAGTACTGCAGAAGGAATTTCCCATGGCCTCCTCAACCTTGCCCGACCTTTCACAGGAGAGACACCTTGCGAGTGATGTCCTCACTGAATTCGAGAGAGCTGAAACCCTCTTCTACCATGTTGGGAATGGCCAAGGCCTTCTCTCATCTCCGCCATCATTTTTCCGTCTACAAAATAACATTGCCTGTGCGTGCTTGGATGatttgacattttcattcaaggTTCAGTAGAGTTAATCTTTCtccaaaacaagaaataaaaggtaCCTGCACAGACTTGAGATTGTGTTTGTCTCTTCTCAGCATGTAAACAAAACTAGAGTTTAGCTTTCAGAATTGGTAAGTATGCCAGATTTAAATGATTATTGTCTTCGTCATTGGCAAGCCATAGATAGTGCTGGTAAAAAACGTGGGATGCTCAGTTTCCCATTGAACATCATAAATACTCGGCCCTGCCtgtcaccgtgtgtgtgtgtgtgtgtgtgtgtgtgtgtgtgtgtgtgtgcgcgcgcgcgcgcgcgcgcgcacgctgCACTTTCTCCGTGTGCAtcgtttctgttgctttgattatTACCATTATTATCTCGACAGCAGGCTGTTTCTGGCACAGTCTGAAATGCAGCGTTGGATGAATTGTGCGTATGGGATCATTTACAAAAGGAAGCCAGGAGCCATCTCACTTGTTCGTGTTTCTGAAGGGTCCAGCCAGGTGTTGAAACGCAGCAGAGACCAAGGTTGCTTCAGCTTGCCCCTGAGGCAGTTTCCAGAATAAAGTCTGTTCCCTTCATTGCTCTTCTCAGGCAAGAATGGTCTTCAGAATCAGAAATTTTAGAGGCAGAGGAGTCTCCCGcacctcctgtctccctcctctttcAGGTTGAGGAAATGACTTGTACAAACTGGCAGAACTAATTAGGGTGGGACACGAGACGACTGGTCTGGTATCCTTCCCACAGTGCCTGCCATCTTATGTCTCTTCTGAGGCTAAACAGTCCCTCCTAAGATCTTTCCAGTTTGCTCATTTGGGAAGTGGGGCTAATAGCCAGCGTGCTGACTTAAAGTGAGTGTGACCTCACCGAGAGTGTAAAGCAGGCAGACTGGGCCTGGCGCCGAAGTGCTGTGCCACATCATCTCTTGTCACCACCTTAGCGGGTGGCAGAGTGGTCACATCCAGTTGAGGATTTATGTGTCCTGCTCTGGAGCCCATCTCACAGATGTCGAAAGGATTTCGCCTGTGTTCTATGAAGCCTTAGACAgcctcatttaaaaacaaaacccgctgggcagtggtggcgcacgcctttaatcccagcactcgggaggctgagccaggcggatctctgtgagttcaaggccagcctggtctacacagcaagatctaggacaggcaccaaatctacacagagaaaacttgtctccaaaaaaaaaaaaaaatcaaaagtttcTGTCTTCATAGAAGATAATGGAGCcaggcacttgggaagcagaggcaggcagatcattatgagttcaaggccatcctggtctataaaatgagttccaggcaaccagggctgatacacagagaaactatgtcttaaaacaaacaaacaaaaaaccaagaaaaaatgaTGGCTTCctggcatctgtgtgtgtggtgttttataaacaaacaacagAGCTTTACAGTTCCTACCTACAGAGCCTTGAGGCTAGACCATGCTTCCTGACCCTCAACTTAACCTTGTGTCTTTTCTTGCTGAGCATTTAAAGGGCTGTAATGTCTTAAATAAATGTGGCGATGACTGTTAGGTCACAATCATTCattaacaaaaaaagaaggaacaaacaCAAACAGCTTTGTGAACAACAAATAACAACCCTTCCTAATCCCTGCTTCCCTGAGAGAAAGGCAGCCGGTGCTCTGCTAATGATAAACAGCTATCAGACCTGTTCTGACGTCTTAGTTACCAAGGTAACTAATGTGCAGTGttacaggtgggcacttccttaaaatgtattaattaaaagtttaaaaaaaaaaggcaggaatgTTTCTGAGCtctagcagtggttctcaacctgtggggtcatgacccctttggggttgaataaccctttcacagTGGTCACATTAGATatcttgtatatcagatatttacaccgtgattcataacagcagcaaaattccagttatgaagtagcaacggaaataattttatggctggagggggtcaccacaacatgaggaactgtatctaAGGGCCGAGgcataaggaaggttgagaatcactgctctctAGGTACTTGGGTGACGGGGAATTCAACAGAAGCAGGCCCACTTATGCCAGagttaattaaaagaaagaagtgaCCACCATATAGCAAGGGTTACTGTTTGCCAGGTTCCAGCAGAGCAGCTTGGATACGTGTCTCATTGAATCCTCAGGAGAAGCCTCTGAGGTGGCTGCCCCTCTACACAGGAGATGCTGAAGCTTATATATTTGATACCAGTGAGTGGAAGACAGTGGCATCTAAAAGCAGGCAGTTGGGAAACATGTTTTTCATTACATGTCTCTACTGCCTGCACgtatgcacgtgtgtatgtgtgtgtctgtgtctgcgtgtctgcgtgtctgtgtgtatctggcTGACTTATTCATGTGTTCTTTTCTAACCCACAGCAGAAGAACTTGGAAGAGACAGCAGAGGGCGCCCCAAGTCTCTAGTTtgggggattttttgttttgttgtgggggTACCAGTTTTCAAAAATGTCTTCCacatctggaactcagagagaacAGAGATCCACGCTGCAAGAGACACAAGTAAGGTGTCCATGTGCCTTAGGAGGGATGCAGAAtgctgttaggagtctcacaagtacCAAGCTTAAGAACTGTAATGCTTGTCTGCTGTGGAGAGGGCGTTTTTTAGAAGAGAGAAACCTTTGAGGTTGGTCCTTTGCAGAGAACACGGGTGCAAGCGTGTGAGAGCCTccatacacacttgaaaacattAGATGATTCACTAGAACACTCTTGGACTATTCCATGTTTGGGGGAGGAAAACCATGCTATCCTGGAGTATTTAGCTCTGCCCAATTCAAAGAATTGTTCAGAGGTCACATTTCGATTCCATGAATGGAACTTAGGTACTGAGTCTTCATAGAGTGATGATTATAATGAGATTGGGATTCAGATGAAACATCCCTGCCAGAGACCAGAACACCAGGGAAGGAGCTCAAGGACTTTCTGAGAAATGAATGAGCGATTCTCAAAACCCTCCAGTGCACCGGAAGGAGGCTCTAAAGctgaacgggggggggggggggggggggcgttggcTAATCTCCAAAGGAGCAGTCTCTGCATGAGAACAGCCTTAGGGCTATAAACATCCCagggagaaagctatggtgggCATTTACTGGCATTCAGACCAATGGGAAAGGCTTCGCCATTTCCTTGAGCCTAGCCCAGGAAGGCTCTGCCATTTCCCCATGGGTGTGAGGCTTTGGTCGTccacatggctgtgcccatgtcaacaatacacattcagtCAGGACTTCACTCATTTAGGCTTCCTCTGTTGTCCACAGTCtcacatatatatttcaaaaaccACGTTTGATGGCCACCTGCTCCAACTCCTATAGAAACCTGAAGTTAAACTAAATCTGAAGGCCACgattatttctctttaaatatgaTGTCAAGCAGGCTTCACATAGGCTTTTGTATTTaggggctgagggagggaggaagggagggagggagggagagagagagagagagagagagagagagagagagagagagagagagagagagagagagatctgtgttTGGGGGCTGTGGGGTAGGAGGGGGCGGGTCTTTCTTTACAGTTCTGAACTCcgggtcctcctgccttagcctgccCGGTGCCAGGAttgtaggtatgtgccaccatgcttgactaAGATCTTTCTTGACAAAGGGACAAGTTAACATCAGTAACCTCACTGGGTGGATGGCATGGCCTGAATCatgttatgaatgcttggccctcAGCTTGTAGCATGACTTTGAAGGCTGTGGAACCTGTAGGCGGTGTGGCCTATCTGGCAGACATAGGCCACTAGGGCCAGGCCCCTGAGGGTTAACCTGTCCCTGGTTCACATCTGTCCTCCCTACTCCCGGTCCCACTGACATGGAAAGATCAGAGCTGCCCGGCTGTGccctccccactgtgatggacttAAATCTCTCCGAAACCAcgataaatccttccttcctgaagttgctcctgccagacattctaccagaggaacaagaagagaaacagatCTACCCTGCGGGTCCCACGGCCTTTGCCAACTGCTCAGAACTGAAGAGTGAGCTCAGTGGGCCCTAGGTGCAGCCCAGTGATACAAAACTCTTATCCATATGGAGTACTCAGGTCTACATTTAtctgtctgttttatttatttttgaggcagcgtcttgctgtgtagcccataCTGGCTTGCAATTCACCATGCAGCCCGTGCAGGCCTCTAGCTcatgatactcctgcctcagccttttaaaAGTCTTTTCCTCTCCAAGCATTTGAGGGTCTGAGTGTTATCCTGGGCCTTCAAGTTATCAGTTATCTAATTCCACTGAAATGCTCCTGTGCGGGATCTTTGTAGAGAGGTAGAAGATGGGATCCAAAGGGGCCAGCACACGGCCACCCTCACACTGCCGATCCCCCACCCAGTAATGGGGCCAAGTCAGCCAGCGATATGAGCCCCTCCCGCAGCAGCGTCTTTGAGCTGCAGGGTCGGTGAGCAAGCCAGGCCAAAGCAGATAGGTGAAACTGTGCCTTCCGTTCCCTGTCAACAGAATGAGGTCTTTGGAGCTTTCTGTCCTCCTCGAAtccacttcctcttttccttttctctgttcttctatTTTCTGTCCTTCCCATCATTTTGTTAATGCTTCCCCCTttaaggggaaaaagagagaagagcgTTAGGTCCCCTTGGGGGCTGTTTTGTGACAGGGCTTGGCTTCCTGTGCTTTCACCCTGCACCCCTGACTCAGAGGAGAGGCCACTTTACTGGAATTGAGTAGAAACCCAAGGTTGGCTTTCTCTAGCCTGTGTTTTCCCTGGCCTAACCTTATTAGAAGAACTGAGCAGGTCAAGATGAGAAAAGCGACATCCCAAAaaccctcttcctctccagctgccTGTGGACAGTAGGAAGGTCACCTGGAGCTGCCCAGTAAGTCCCAACACCGTCTCACAGGCCCGGCCTCTGTGCACCCTTTGAGGAAGACATGGGCAAGGAAAGCTAGCCCCTATTTTTATTGCAACCTGAAGTACATTTCTGTTTTCCCAGTTCATTCAACAAAGAGTATTTAGCAAGCATTTCTTTTACCTGGAAATCACACCAAGAACAGATAAAAAACAGCAAAATGTGTCTGTTAGTTTTACATTCCCATGCCTGATATTCAGATCCCTCAAAACAACCCCAGACCTTGATTGAGTGCCCAGCTCTGGGGTGCTGGGGTATGCCCCCCATCTTACAGCTTCAGAGATGCTCCTTACATCCAAACTCATGCTATCTGGTTGCTTTTGCCTTTATGAATATCTCCCCTAATTAATGGTCaggaattttcctttttaaattgatCCAACTCGTTCTTAGAATTGACAAATGAATAGGGGCTACTCCATCACACTCTGGCAGGAAGTGGAGAACTGTATGCACCCGAGATTAGGGCACACGGCAGAGCTAATGAAGACAATAGACAATGGGAGAGATGAAGGGCCATCCTTACTATGACTCAGTGGGTCCCACTTCTGGGGAAAGCCTTCACTGCCAGGAAAGCACTTATTCTTCCCACAGTCTCCCACAGCACTTTGGAAAATGAGAAGATGTGGGCGTTGTGGAATGCTACCCTCTGATCATTTCCTTCGCCGTCTCAAAACTAGAGCCCTGGGATCACCTGCAAAATCAGGCCCGCTAACGTTCCCTGGTGGAGCGAGTGGGCTCACTATGTCTCTACAAGAGGCCCATGAGTGGCCCAGAAGACCATTCAAAAGAACCCCACCTCTCCCTGCATATCTGTAATGTGGAAGTCAttggtgggctggggaggggactTCTCTTTGTTGGTGTCCAACTGTGACTTGCCCATGTTCCTGTGGGTATCTTCTTGCCCTTGTTCCTATAGCTGCAGTTAAACTCACTGGTTTAGCAAGCTGCCCGTGGGTGTAATCATTTCCTAGGTCTGTTGATAGTGCCttttctggggtgagtagacatttgctCATGTCTCCCGGTGGGGGGGAGAAAAACAACAGATGGGGCCACAGTGCTCTTGTCTAGAGTGATTTTGGAAGCGTTCTCATCACCAAGCATGGGGATTTCGTGATAACAATAACACTCTTACTAgcctcagtggttcagagctGGAGAAACTTAACCTGCCTACAAGTGTGTGGAAACGTTTTCCTGGCAACCAGTAGTTTCGCaaagaataaaagtgaaaaccaccatgaccaccataaggttccttttcacaagtttcTACATGTGGGAGAGACACCTCTGCTCCTAATAGCTGAAAGTCTCAGTAAAGGGGCTGACACTCTTCTTGGGGTTGGGAGGGGGTGCCCCTAGATGAAATCCCTTTCCATCTTTCTTCAGGTACTAATTTGGAACCCCTGAAGTATCCTTATGGAACAACAGTTTGTATGCCACATACAGCAAAGCCCTAGAGAGTGTCAAGAATACCATTCAGTTTAACCTTGGCAGCCCTGGAGACCATAGACCATGGTGCACAGCTGTGCAGTGTGTCTCCCAACCAAGGGCATTTGGCAGATCGGAGGAGGGGAGGCTGAGAGCCAAGGCCTTGCCTAAAAGATGATGGAGTTTTCTTAGTCACCCAGACCCACTATATAGACCACAGGGCTTGTGAACTGCTATCCTCTCATGTCTCATTTGATGGAGaaaacaacttgggaaagaaaggatctgtttcagcttacaactctcaggtcacactccatcattgaaggaagtcaaggcaggaccccggaggcaggaactgaagcggcCATGgatgagtgctgcttactggtttgctcagcctgctttcttataccatctaagactacctgcctagggataACACTACCTACAGTGGGTGgggtccttccacatcaatcattaatttaaaaaatgccctacagacagGCCaaacttatggaggcattttctcaattaagattccctttCCCCAGAAATGCCTAGGTTTGTGTCACGTTGACAAGAACCAGCCAGCACAGAGAACCTTTGGAACGTGCTATTTGTTCTTGCAAAACCTCCAAAGACTTCCATCACACTGAGCAGTGACTCCAGCTGCCATGTAGCAGGCAGCTGGCCACTTTGCAGCTTGATCTTTGCGACTTCTTTCAACCACAAAGGCACTGTCTGCCAGTTCCTAGCAGCCCCCCAGCATGTGCATGCCTAGGTCTCTGTTCTTGTTTTACCCACCAAGAGGCCTTCCCATGTCACCTACCCTCCACTgcccctctgctctctgctgcctAGTTCTCCCTTCATCAAATCATACTTGTTACTCAAATTTTATATCCAGTCACTTCAGAGTCCTTCCTCTAGAAGAGGGGTTGGCCCATTGCAGCCTGTGGTCAAAATCCCACTTGCCTATTTTTGTGAGAGAAGTCTCCTCTGGCAGCAGCTACTGTCTTGTTTTTGGTGtattcatctttctgtctctccttcacACAgtgtcatttaaattttaaatgacaaagCAAATAGGTTTCCACAGAAAG
The Peromyscus leucopus breed LL Stock chromosome 11, UCI_PerLeu_2.1, whole genome shotgun sequence DNA segment above includes these coding regions:
- the Ptcd2 gene encoding pentatricopeptide repeat-containing protein 2, mitochondrial isoform X2; translated protein: MKNQDVKFSKDTYILAFAVCYKLNSPESFKICTTLREEALIKGDVVSRRACCFAVALALNQNQVEKAMSIFSQIMNPESITCTNLNILIHVRSNMLENVIKILQDTVDRNVSVFVKRHVISEDVLAKVREKLKDNAILTAKFEEVYAKLHINGQVSVYTLDAMLCHVPLDKKSNTVLLRKKMRTVSRRTLQPLSQTLLTE